One Vibrio taketomensis DNA window includes the following coding sequences:
- a CDS encoding glutaredoxin family protein — MITLYSTEGCHLCEMALALTQQLHISLPIEVVDIAFDDQLFSRYGVTIPVLAYQESELNWPFELHQLQIWLEDNGITYHK; from the coding sequence TTGATTACACTGTATAGCACGGAAGGGTGCCATCTCTGCGAGATGGCACTGGCTTTAACTCAACAATTACACATATCACTCCCAATCGAAGTGGTCGATATCGCTTTTGACGATCAACTGTTTTCTCGTTACGGGGTCACAATTCCCGTATTAGCTTATCAAGAGAGCGAGCTAAATTGGCCATTTGAATTACATCAATTACAAATTTGGTTAGAAGATAATGGCATTACTTACCATAAATAA
- the rlmKL gene encoding bifunctional 23S rRNA (guanine(2069)-N(7))-methyltransferase RlmK/23S rRNA (guanine(2445)-N(2))-methyltransferase RlmL — protein sequence MHQYLAVTSNGLENLLADELTKLGITDAKPVQAGVRFKATNEQIYRCCLWSRLASRFVRILSEFTCQDDMDLYLAASSVNWVNHFHSSKKLVVDFNGTNREIRNSQYGAMKVKDAIVDCFTKKNLPRPSISKDLADLRIHVRLHKDKALLGIDMVGGGLHQRGYREQAGKAPLRETLAAAIILRSGWDETKNFLDPMCGSGTLVIEAAMMAANMAPGVKRKKWGFEVLQDFDADLWAEIKSEANVQARRGVKKVDVKFFGFDNDERVLKTARDNARRAGVEELVTFELGDAALVKRPQGFDSGVIVCNPPYGERLGTHPGLIALYTAFGAQLKSQFGGCQASIFSSSDELLSCLRMRAEKQFKLNNGALPCHQKNYQISDRAPEQVGDNVTQQSEIAPDFANRLKKNIGKIGKWARKEELDCYRIYDADLPEYNVAIDVYLDHLVIQEYAAPKTIAEEKAKRRLTDIIRAAIQVTGIEANKVVLKTREKQKGRSQYQKLSQQSETLQVNEYGVKLIVNLHDYLDTGLFLDHKLTRRRLGQMSAGKDFLNLFAYTGSATVHAACGGARSTTTVDMSNTYLEWAKENMQLNGQVGRQHQYVQADCLQWLEKATGSYDLIFIDPPTFSNSKRMEQTFDVQRDHIQLMRNLKRLLNTEGTIVFSNNKRHFKMDSEALGELGLEAKNISAQTLPLDFSRNKHIHNCWLVTHKG from the coding sequence ATGCACCAATATCTTGCGGTAACTTCAAACGGGTTAGAAAACCTGTTAGCAGATGAACTAACAAAACTAGGCATTACCGATGCTAAGCCAGTACAGGCTGGGGTAAGGTTTAAAGCGACCAATGAACAAATTTATCGCTGCTGTTTATGGAGCCGCTTGGCTTCACGTTTTGTCCGTATCTTGTCTGAATTTACTTGCCAAGATGATATGGATCTTTATCTGGCGGCCTCTTCAGTGAACTGGGTTAATCACTTCCATAGCTCGAAAAAGCTGGTGGTTGATTTCAATGGTACTAACCGTGAGATTCGCAATAGCCAGTATGGTGCGATGAAAGTGAAAGATGCGATTGTTGACTGTTTCACGAAGAAAAACCTACCACGCCCGTCGATCAGTAAAGATCTAGCAGATCTTCGTATTCACGTGCGTCTTCACAAGGATAAAGCTCTGCTTGGTATTGATATGGTCGGCGGTGGTTTGCACCAACGTGGTTACCGCGAACAAGCAGGTAAAGCACCACTACGTGAAACTTTAGCAGCAGCAATTATTCTCCGTAGTGGTTGGGATGAGACTAAGAACTTCCTAGACCCTATGTGTGGTTCAGGCACTCTTGTTATTGAAGCGGCGATGATGGCAGCTAACATGGCGCCTGGCGTAAAACGTAAGAAGTGGGGCTTTGAAGTTCTACAAGATTTTGATGCAGATCTTTGGGCTGAAATTAAATCTGAAGCGAATGTGCAAGCTCGCCGTGGTGTCAAAAAAGTTGACGTTAAATTCTTCGGTTTTGATAACGATGAGCGCGTACTAAAAACGGCGCGTGACAATGCTCGTCGCGCTGGCGTAGAAGAACTCGTTACTTTTGAATTGGGTGATGCAGCATTAGTAAAACGCCCTCAAGGCTTTGATTCTGGCGTTATCGTGTGTAACCCACCTTACGGTGAGCGCTTAGGCACACATCCTGGCCTTATTGCGCTTTATACTGCATTTGGTGCGCAGCTAAAATCTCAGTTCGGTGGTTGTCAAGCGTCGATCTTCTCAAGCTCAGATGAGCTTCTAAGCTGCTTGCGCATGCGTGCTGAGAAGCAGTTTAAACTGAATAATGGTGCGTTACCTTGTCACCAAAAGAACTATCAAATCTCTGATCGAGCGCCAGAGCAAGTTGGTGACAATGTCACGCAGCAATCTGAAATTGCACCGGATTTTGCCAACCGTTTGAAGAAGAACATCGGTAAAATTGGCAAATGGGCACGTAAAGAAGAACTGGATTGTTACCGAATCTACGACGCAGACCTGCCAGAATACAACGTAGCGATTGATGTGTATCTCGATCATCTCGTGATCCAAGAATACGCAGCACCTAAGACAATTGCTGAAGAGAAAGCGAAACGTCGTTTGACCGATATTATTCGTGCCGCAATCCAAGTTACGGGTATTGAAGCAAACAAAGTGGTGCTGAAAACTCGTGAAAAGCAGAAAGGTCGCTCTCAGTACCAAAAACTGTCTCAACAGTCAGAAACGCTGCAAGTAAATGAATACGGCGTTAAGTTGATTGTTAACTTGCACGACTATCTGGATACGGGCTTATTCCTTGATCATAAATTGACTCGTCGCCGCTTAGGTCAAATGTCAGCAGGCAAAGATTTCTTAAATCTGTTTGCTTACACTGGCTCTGCAACGGTACACGCTGCATGTGGGGGCGCTCGTTCAACCACCACGGTGGATATGTCGAACACATACCTTGAGTGGGCAAAAGAGAACATGCAGCTAAACGGTCAAGTTGGCCGTCAGCACCAATATGTTCAAGCAGATTGTTTGCAATGGTTAGAAAAAGCGACGGGTAGTTACGATCTGATCTTTATCGACCCACCAACGTTTTCTAACTCAAAACGTATGGAACAAACATTCGATGTCCAACGTGACCATATTCAGCTAATGCGCAACTTGAAACGCCTATTAAATACTGAAGGTACGATCGTATTCTCAAACAACAAACGTCACTTTAAAATGGATTCAGAAGCCTTGGGTGAACTTGGTTTAGAAGCTAAGAATATCTCTGCGCAAACTTTGCCGCTAGATTTCTCACGCAACAAGCATATCCATAACTGCTGGTTGGTGACGCACAAAGGCTAA
- the pepN gene encoding aminopeptidase N, translating into MAQAHQAKYRKDYQSPSHTITDIDLTFELQDTATIVTAVSQVKQLKDSTSLELDGEGLELKRLEVNQVEWNEYELVEGSIKIHQLPTEFVLTIVTEINPEANTALEGLYKSDGAYCTQCEAEGFRRITYYLDRPDVLAKYTTTVIADKAQYPFLLSNGNRIEQADLNDGRHMVKWSDPHPKPSYLFALVAGDFDVLRDKYTTKSGRNVELEIFVDKGNLNRANHAMVSLINSMKWDEERFGLEYDLDIYMIVAVDFFNMGAMENKGLNVFNSKFVLANDQTATDTDYLGIEAVIGHEYFHNWTGNRVTCRDWFQLSLKEGLTVFRDQEFSSDLGSRAVNRINNVRIIRGPQFAEDASPMSHPIRPDKVIEMNNFYTLTVYEKGSEVIRMYHTLLGEEGFQKGIKLYIERHDGTAATCEDFVKAMEDANGVDLTQFRLWYSQSGTPTVKVASHYDAQQQTYTLTLEQSTEPTQDQKEKQALHIPFDIELYNAAGEVTELRCNGEKVSNVLNLTQAKQSFVFEGVTEKPVPSLLREFSAPVKLEYDYSDEELTFLMVHARNEFARWDAGQMLLAKYIRSNVETVQAGDEVSLPEQVVDAFRGVLLSKELEPAFIAEVMSLPSHNEVSGWYKTVDVDAVAAVLKAIKVQLALELADELSAIYHSLKQSEYTIDHAAIGERALRNTALSYLAYTEQGNALALQQYQQANNMTDTIAAMSAANQAQLDCRETLMSDYSDKWKHDGLVMDKWFTLQGCNPSTNALDMIKQTMQHEAFSLKNPNRTRSLVGSFLNMNPVNFHAIDGSGYQFAGEILRELNSVNPQVASRLIDPLLKLGKYDQTRQALIKVELEKLKSMDDLAKDLFEKVTKALEA; encoded by the coding sequence ATGGCTCAAGCTCACCAAGCCAAATATCGCAAAGATTATCAGTCTCCGTCTCACACTATTACTGATATCGACCTCACATTTGAATTGCAAGATACAGCCACTATCGTGACGGCTGTATCTCAAGTAAAACAGCTAAAAGACAGTACCAGCTTAGAGTTGGATGGCGAAGGGTTAGAACTAAAGCGACTTGAAGTTAACCAGGTCGAATGGAATGAATATGAGTTGGTAGAAGGTAGTATCAAGATCCATCAGTTACCAACTGAGTTTGTATTAACTATCGTGACAGAAATTAATCCTGAAGCGAATACCGCGCTAGAAGGTTTGTATAAATCTGATGGCGCATACTGCACACAGTGCGAAGCGGAAGGTTTCCGTCGCATTACATATTACCTTGATCGCCCAGATGTATTGGCCAAATACACGACGACAGTGATTGCGGATAAAGCGCAGTACCCATTCTTGCTCAGCAACGGTAACCGCATTGAACAAGCCGATCTCAATGATGGTCGTCATATGGTGAAGTGGTCTGATCCACATCCAAAACCATCTTACTTGTTTGCGTTAGTTGCAGGTGACTTTGATGTATTGCGTGACAAATACACCACGAAATCAGGCCGTAACGTTGAACTAGAAATTTTTGTCGACAAAGGCAACTTAAATCGTGCTAACCATGCGATGGTATCTTTGATTAACTCAATGAAATGGGACGAAGAGCGTTTTGGTCTTGAGTACGATCTTGATATCTATATGATTGTGGCCGTTGATTTCTTCAACATGGGCGCAATGGAAAATAAAGGGTTAAACGTATTCAACTCTAAGTTTGTGTTAGCCAATGATCAAACCGCAACAGATACCGATTACTTAGGTATTGAAGCGGTTATTGGTCATGAATACTTCCATAACTGGACCGGTAACCGCGTCACTTGTCGTGACTGGTTCCAATTAAGTTTGAAAGAAGGTTTGACTGTATTCCGTGACCAAGAGTTTTCATCTGATCTGGGTTCTCGTGCGGTAAACCGTATTAATAACGTTCGTATTATCCGTGGTCCTCAGTTTGCTGAAGATGCCAGCCCAATGTCTCATCCAATTCGTCCAGATAAAGTGATTGAGATGAATAACTTCTACACCTTAACTGTGTATGAGAAAGGCAGCGAAGTAATTCGTATGTATCATACTTTGTTGGGTGAAGAGGGCTTCCAAAAAGGTATCAAGCTTTACATCGAAAGACATGATGGCACTGCAGCCACTTGCGAAGATTTCGTAAAAGCAATGGAAGACGCGAACGGTGTCGATCTGACTCAGTTCCGTTTATGGTATAGCCAGTCTGGTACACCAACCGTGAAAGTGGCAAGTCACTATGATGCTCAGCAGCAAACTTATACTTTAACGCTTGAGCAATCAACCGAACCAACTCAAGATCAAAAAGAGAAGCAGGCTCTGCATATTCCATTTGATATCGAACTGTACAATGCCGCAGGTGAGGTGACTGAGTTACGCTGTAACGGTGAAAAAGTTTCAAATGTTTTGAACCTAACTCAAGCAAAACAAAGCTTTGTGTTTGAAGGTGTAACAGAAAAACCAGTTCCTTCTTTGCTACGTGAGTTTTCTGCACCAGTAAAACTTGAATACGACTACAGTGATGAAGAGCTGACCTTCTTAATGGTTCATGCTCGTAATGAATTTGCTCGCTGGGATGCTGGTCAAATGTTGTTGGCGAAATATATTCGTAGCAATGTGGAAACTGTTCAGGCGGGTGATGAAGTCAGCTTACCGGAGCAAGTGGTTGATGCATTCCGTGGTGTGTTACTGAGTAAAGAATTAGAACCAGCCTTTATTGCCGAAGTGATGTCATTACCAAGTCACAATGAAGTATCAGGTTGGTACAAGACGGTTGATGTTGATGCGGTAGCTGCGGTACTAAAAGCTATCAAAGTTCAGTTGGCTCTAGAGTTAGCTGATGAACTTTCGGCGATTTACCATAGCTTGAAACAAAGCGAGTATACGATCGATCATGCTGCAATCGGTGAACGCGCTCTAAGAAATACAGCACTTTCGTACTTGGCATATACCGAACAAGGTAACGCATTAGCACTGCAACAATATCAGCAAGCAAACAATATGACTGATACGATCGCAGCAATGTCTGCGGCGAACCAAGCTCAATTGGATTGTCGTGAAACACTGATGTCGGATTACAGTGATAAGTGGAAGCATGATGGTTTGGTTATGGACAAGTGGTTTACTTTGCAAGGTTGTAACCCATCAACTAACGCATTGGATATGATTAAACAAACCATGCAACACGAAGCGTTTAGCTTAAAAAATCCGAACCGCACCCGTAGTTTGGTTGGTTCATTTTTGAATATGAACCCTGTTAACTTCCATGCTATTGATGGTTCTGGCTATCAATTTGCTGGTGAAATTTTGCGTGAGCTAAATAGTGTTAACCCACAAGTTGCTTCACGTTTGATTGACCCGTTGCTAAAGCTCGGCAAGTACGACCAAACTCGCCAAGCATTGATCAAAGTAGAGCTTGAAAAATTGAAATCAATGGACGATTTAGCAAAAGATTTGTTTGAGAAAGTGACCAAGGCTCTAGAGGCTTAA
- the pyrD gene encoding quinone-dependent dihydroorotate dehydrogenase — protein MLYRLARTGFFQLDAEKAHDLAIQNFKRLNGTPLDLFYRQQLPHRPVECMGITFRNPVGLAAGLDKNGECIEAFDAMGFGFVEVGTVTPRPQSGNDKPRIFRLLEAEGIINRMGFNNQGVDNLIENVKRAKFDCVLGINIGKNKDTPIEKGTEDYLICMEKVYQYAGYIAVNISSPNTPGLRTLQYGEALDELLSSLKEKQAELHQKHGKYVPVALKIAPDLTDDEIKQICQSLIQHNIDGVIATNTTLDRTIVEGMKHANEMGGLSGRPVQLRSTEVVRLLHQELGDKLPIIGVGGIDSYVAAKEKMMAGAKLVQVYTGFIYHGPGLVKDIVKNI, from the coding sequence ATGCTTTACCGTCTAGCCAGGACTGGCTTTTTCCAACTTGATGCCGAGAAGGCACATGATTTAGCAATTCAAAACTTCAAACGCCTTAACGGCACACCTCTTGATCTTTTCTACCGCCAACAACTTCCACATCGTCCAGTTGAATGCATGGGTATTACATTCCGTAACCCAGTAGGTTTAGCTGCAGGTCTGGATAAAAACGGCGAGTGTATCGAAGCCTTTGATGCGATGGGTTTTGGTTTTGTTGAAGTAGGTACGGTTACTCCGCGCCCTCAATCAGGTAACGACAAACCTCGCATTTTCCGTCTACTAGAGGCGGAAGGTATTATCAACCGTATGGGTTTCAACAACCAAGGTGTTGATAATCTAATTGAAAATGTAAAACGCGCAAAATTTGATTGTGTGCTTGGTATCAATATCGGTAAGAACAAAGACACGCCGATTGAAAAGGGTACCGAAGATTACTTGATCTGTATGGAAAAAGTTTATCAGTACGCAGGTTATATTGCAGTTAATATTTCTTCTCCAAATACTCCAGGACTTCGTACGCTTCAATATGGCGAAGCACTTGATGAACTGCTTTCGTCTTTAAAAGAGAAACAAGCCGAACTTCATCAGAAACATGGCAAGTACGTTCCTGTAGCATTGAAAATTGCGCCAGATTTGACGGACGATGAAATTAAGCAAATTTGCCAATCACTGATCCAACACAATATCGATGGTGTGATTGCGACCAATACGACTTTGGATCGTACCATCGTTGAAGGTATGAAACATGCGAATGAAATGGGGGGCTTAAGTGGTCGTCCAGTTCAATTGCGAAGTACCGAAGTTGTTCGTCTACTGCATCAAGAGCTTGGAGATAAATTGCCTATCATCGGTGTTGGCGGTATTGACTCTTATGTTGCTGCTAAAGAGAAAATGATGGCGGGGGCGAAGCTTGTCCAAGTTTACACCGGTTTCATTTATCACGGCCCTGGCTTGGTGAAGGACATCGTCAAAAACATCTAG